In a genomic window of Helianthus annuus cultivar XRQ/B chromosome 10, HanXRQr2.0-SUNRISE, whole genome shotgun sequence:
- the LOC118482773 gene encoding uncharacterized protein LOC118482773 yields the protein MNEMASGGNTDTTERITRNELNKIISGEVVKAFDANVAKLAQEVESQVLSSVETMVTSKIDELKEMITGIQGKKDVRRCTYKDFMACKPATYNGEIDSIECQRWIANMEGVFIRSHCDKEDQVMFATGQLLRRAKDWWDSYSKEIGEDRVQTLTWQEFKQPFIKYHCPQSPVNRIQEDFLRLRQKDESIDEITNTFLDQPKFCGEIVGTERKKIIRYHGMLKAEYREFITPSKCETLDEIIDLARDREIEIKRQVERGEKRQVEKGSKQGECLLGKRGCYNCGQEGHPYYNCPNPKRVCYNCNESGHVKAKCPKLKQGAKKEGKKEDAAKAKGRMFQISTEEARAHPNVVSGIFMINSIPTYVLFDTGASRSFISSKIAHSPMFTIERMPTPLEVEIADCKSYLLHEICRNCRITIEDEDFDIDLIPMVLGEFRVVVGMDWLSRHYAKILCESKIIHVTSPWGRRVSIHGERKVEAKFCTILEAVKCVKNGSKAFLGYVFDTKTGALRIEDTKIVNKYPDVFPDELPGLPLEREVEFRIELEPNAKPVAKAPYREVQFLGHVINEKGILVDPSKVEAMIKWVPPKNVSEIRSFLGLAGYYRRFIQDFSKIALPLTKLTKKEEKFE from the exons ATGAATGAA ATGGCAAGTGGAGGAAACACGGATACCACAGAACGGATAACTCGAAATGAGTTAAACAAGATAATTTCGGGTGAAGTAGTCAAGGCGTTTGATGCAAATGTTGCGAAGCTAGCGCAAGAAGTGGAGAGCCAAGTGTTGAGTAGTGTGGAAACTATGGTAACGAGTAAGATAGATGAGTTGAAAGAAATGATAACTGGGATTCAAGGCAAGAAGGATGTACGACGATGTACATATAAGGATTTTATGGCATGTAAGCCTGCAACTTACAATGGAGAAATTGATTCCATTGAATGTCAAAGATGGATAGCTAACATGGAAGGGGTGTTCATACGAAGTCATTGTGATaaagaagatcaagtcatgtttGCCACGGGGCAACTTTTACGAAGGGCTAAAGATTGGTGGGATTCGTATAGTAAAGAGATCGGAGAGGATAGAGTTCAAACTTTGACTTGGCAAGAATTCAAACAACCTTTTATCAAGTACCATTGTCCACAATCACCCGTGAATCGAATCCAAGAAGACTTTCTCCGACTCCGACAAAAGGATGAATCAATTGATGAGATCACAAACACTTTCCTTGATCAGCCGAAGTTTTGCGGAGAAATAGTCGGAACAGAGAGGAAGAAGATTATCCGTTATCATGGCATGCTTAAGGCTGAATATCGGGAGTTCATAACTCCTTCTAAATGTGAAACTTTGGACGAGATTATTGACCTGGCAAGGGATAGGGAGATTGAGATAAAGAGGCAGGTTGAACGCGGGGAGAAAAGGCAAGTCGAGAAGGGGTCAAAGCAAG GAGAATGCTTATTGGGAAAGAGAGGATGTTACAACTGCGGGCAAGAAGGGCATCCTTATTATAACTGTCCAAATCCTAAGAGGGTGTGCTACAACTGTAATGAATCGGGCCACGTGAAGGCTAAATGCCCAAAACTCAAACAAGGAGCGAAGAAAGAAGGAAAGAAGGAAGATGCAGCCAAAGCTAAGGGAAGAATGTTCCAAATCTCTACGGAAGAAGCTAGAGCTCACCCGAATGTGGTGTCAGGTATCTTTATGATAAACTCTATACCCACTTATGTGTTGTTTGATACTGGGGCTAGTAGATCATTCATTTCTAGCAAAATTGCACATTCCCCTATGTTCACGATAGAAAGAATGCCTACACCACTCGAGGTAGAAATAGCCGATTGTAAGAGTTACCTTTTACACGAAATATGTAGGAATTGTAGAATCACTATAGAGGACGAAGATTTTGATATTGATTTGATTCCCATGGTCCTAGGAGAATTCAGGGTAGtagtaggtatggattggttatcccgccATTATGCGAAAATCTTATGTGAAAGCAAAATTATTCATGTGACATCTCCTTGGGGGAGACGGGTAAGTATTCATGGGGAAAGGAAAGTAGAGGCAAAATTTTGTACTATCTTAGAAGCGGTTAAGTGTGTGAAGAATGGAAGTAAGGCATTCTTAGGCTATGTTTTCGACACAAAAACAGGTGCTTTAAGGATTGAAGATACTAAGATTGTGAACAAATACCCGGATGTGTTTCCGGATGAATTACCGGGACTCCCACTCGAGCGAGAAGTCGAATTTCGTATTGAATTGGAACCAAATGCCAAACCGGTAGCCAAGGCCCCTTACCG GGAAGTGCAGTTCTTAGGCCATGTAATTAATGAAAAGGGGATCTTGGTGGATCCTTCTAAGGTGGAAGCCATGATAAAATGGGTACCCCCGAAGAATGTTAGTGAAATAAGAAGTTTCCTTGGTCTAGCTggctattatcggagattcatccaagatttctccaaaatagCCCTTCCTTTAACCAAGCTgacaaagaaagaagaaaagtttGAATAG
- the LOC110883554 gene encoding uncharacterized protein LOC110883554, whose translation MESALDAQGLWEVIDPVIGDAVDEKKNKVARAVIFQALSEDILLQVAKNRSAKDIWEALRISGFVSRYSSLGSSLDDEAIVRKLLDYVPKKYLQIVASIEQYSDIESMPFEEAIGRLKAYEERIKEQDETSDNDQSKVLLSKTDGQTSNTSGQDSKADGQEKNEESGCKCCGRGWSSQSDRGRGRGRGRGGRYQRDKRFIVCYNCQEKGHYASECPKKESKEEVANLAE comes from the exons ATGGAGTCGGCATTAGACGCTCAAGGACTTTGGGAGGTGATTGATCCGGTAATAGGTGATGCCGTGGATGAGAAGAAAAACAAAGTTGCTAGGGCGGTTATTTTTCAAGCGCTATCGGAAGACATACTTTTACAAGTTGCTAAAAACCGAAGTGCGAAAGAtatttgggaagctttacga ATAAGCGGATTTGTTTCAAGATATAGCAGTCTTGGGTCAAGTCTTGATGATGAAGCAATAGTTCGAAAGTTGTTAGATTATGTACCAAAGAAGTATCTTCAAATTGTTGCTTCTATTGAGCAGTATTCGGATATCGAGAGCATGCCGTTTGAAGAAGCAATAGGCAGGTTGAAGGCCTATGAGGAACGAATCAAAGAGCAAGACGAGACGAGTGATAATGATCAAAGTAAGGTCTTATTATCTAAAACTGATGGTCAAACTTCTAATACCAGTGGACAAGACTCTAAAGCCGATGGTCAAGAGAAGAATGAAGAGTCTGGTTGTAAGTGTTGTGGACGAGGATGGTCTAGCCAAAGTGATCGTGGAAGAGGTCGTGGTCGTGGTCGAGGAGGACGATACCAAAGGGATAAAAGGTTTATCGTATGTTATAATTGTCAagaaaaaggtcattatgcaagTGAATGTCCTAAGAAGGAGTCAAAGGAAGAAGTAGCAAACTTGGCCGAATAG
- the LOC110886859 gene encoding ABC transporter G family member 32 codes for MWNSAENLSARSSSFREDGDDEEALRWAAIERLPTYNRVRKGIFTNIVGDSKEVDVNKLEVEELKLVLDRLLNCEDDDRKRFFDRMRRRFDAVDLEFPKIEVRFQNLNVETFVHVGSRALPTITNFIVNMTEAFLRQLRIYKGNRRKLTILDDVSGIIRPSRMTLLLGPPSSGKTTLLLALAGRLGNHLQVSGKISYNGHGFKEFVPQRTSAYVSQQDWHIAEMTVRETLDLSARCQGVGFKYDMLTELTRREKVAGIRPDEDLDIFMKALALGGHETSLVVEYILKILGLDTCANTLVGDEMLRGISGGQKKRLTTGELLVGPSRVLLMDEISNGLDSSTTYQIVQYLKHSTRALDGTTVVSLLQPAPETYDLFDDIILICEGHIVYQGPRNAALDFFASMGFHCPKRKNVADFLQEVVSEKDQEQYWSVPNRPYCYIPVKKFSEAFRSYRVGKNLVEELNVPFDRQYNHPAALSASSYGVKRSELLKTSFNWQLLLMQRNSFIYVFKFVQLLFVAFITMSVFFRTTLHHRTVDDGGLYLGELYFSMVILLFNGFTEVSMLVAKLPVIYKHRDLHFYPCWVYTLPSWVLSIPTSLIESGIWVAVTYYVVGLDPNIIRFLKQFLVFFFLHQMSISLFRLMGSLGRNMIVANTFGSFAMLIVMALGGYVISRDSIPSWWIWGFWISPLMYAQDAASVNEFHGHSWDKRANQSMMTLGEKVLKARSIFPQTYWYWIGLGALLGYTILFNALFTFFLSYLNPLGGSQAVVSKDEQKDKDGKKNGESVVIQLREFLEHSGSFTGKNINQRGMVLPFQPLSMAFSNINYYVDVPPELKEQGVAVDRLQLLVNVTGAFRPGVLTALVGVSGAGKTTLMDVLAGRKTGGVIEGSIYISGYPKSQETFARISGYCEQNDIHSPCLTVLESLLFSAWLRLPSDVDCKTQKIFVEEVMELVELTPLKGALVGLPGVDGLSTEQRKRLTIAVELVANPSIVFMDEPTSGLDARSAAIVMRTVRNIVNTGRTIVCTIHQPSIDIFEAFDELLFMKRGGQLIYAGPLGPRSCKLVEYFEAIEGVKKIKSGHNPATWMLEATSPAEETRLGVDFAEVYRQSKLFIRNRDLVERLKKPRNDAKELHFPTKYSRSYMDQFATCLWKQYLSYWRNPQYTAVRFFYTSIISLMLGTICWRFGSKREHQQDLFNAMGSMYLAILFIGITNATAVQPVVSVERFVSYRERAAGMYSALPFAFAQGAIEFPYVLAQALIYSTIFYSLAAFEWTTWKFIWYIYFMYVTMLYFTFYGMMTTAVTPNHNVAAIIAAPFYMLWNLFSGFMIPHKRIPIWWRWYYWANPVAWTLYGLFASQYGDLDNLVTLSDGVTSMPIKLLVNKVFGYRHDFLGVAVFMVFGFCFLFAVIFAFAIKSFIFQKR; via the exons ATGTGGAATTCGGCCGAGAATCTGTCGGCGAGATCCTCATCGTTTCGAGAAGACGGAGACGACGAGGAGGCGCTGCGGTGGGCGGCGATTGAGCGGTTGCCGACTTATAATCGAGTTAGGAAGGGGATATTTACGAATATTGTTGGAGATTCGAAAGAAGTTGATGTGAATAAGCTTGAAGTTGAGGAGCTGAAGCTGGTGTTAGATCGGTTGTTGAATTGTGAGGATGATGATCGGAAGCGGTTTTTCGATAGAATGCGGCGGAGATTTGATGC GGTAGATTTGGAATTTCCAAAGATTGAAGTGAGATTTCAGAATTTGAATGTAGAAACTTTTGTTCATGTTGGTAGTAGAGCATTGCCAACCATTACCAATTTCATTGTTAACATGACAGAG GCCTTTTTAAGACAATTGAGGATATACAAAGGGAACCGAAGAAAACTGACGATTTTGGATGATGTTAGTGGGATTATTAGACCTTCAAG AATGACATTGCTTCTCGGTCCTCCAAGCTCCGGAAAGACGACCCTGTTGTTGGCCTTGGCTGGACGCCTCGGAAATCATTTGCAG GTGTCAGGAAAAATCTCGTACAATGGCCATGGTTTTAAGGAGTTTGTTCCTCAAAGAACATCGGCGTATGTCAGTCAACAAGATTGGCATATTGCAGAAATGACGGTTAGAGAAACGCTTGACTTGTCTGCACGTTGTCAAGGTGTTGGATTTAAATACG ATATGCTTACCGAACTTACAAGACGAGAGAAAGTTGCAGGAATACGACCTGATGAAGATCTCGATATATTTATGAAG GCGTTGGCCTTAGGGGGACATGAAACATCTCTTGTTGTGGAGTACATCCTAAAG ATCTTAGGCTTGGATACATGCGCAAACACGTTAGTCGGAGATGAAATGCTCAGAGGGATCTCGGGGGGCCAAAAGAAACGGCTTACAACCG GTGAACTATTGGTGGGCCCGTCTCGAGTTCTTCTCATGGATGAAATATCAAACGGTCTTGATAGCTCAACCACTTACCAAATTGTTCAATATCTTAAACATTCAACGCGTGCGCTTGATGGAACCACAGTAGTTTCTCTTCTTCAACCTGCTCCCGAAACGTACGATTTGTTTGACGATATTATACTCATTTGTGAGGGCCATATAGTATACCAAGGTCCCCGAAATGCCGCTCTTGATTTCTTTGCGTCTATGGGGTTTCACTGTCCCAAACGAAAGAACGTTGCAGATTTCCTTCAAGAA GTTGTTTCTGAAAAGGATCAAGAGCAATATTGGTCGGTTCCAAATAGACCTTATTGCTACATTCCAGTCAAAAAGTTTTCTGAAGCATTTCGTTCATATCGAGTGGGGAAGAACTTAGTCGAGGAGTTAAACGTTCCATTTGACCGACAATATAATCATCCAGCAGCATTGTCAGCTTCTAGTTACGGTGTAAAGCGAAGCGAACTTCTTAAGACAAGTTTTAACTGGCAATTGCTGCTCATGCAACGGAACTCGTTTATCTATGTTTTCAAATTCGTTCAG cttctgtttgTTGCATTCATCACAATGAGTGTTTTCTTCCGGACAACTTTGCATCATAGAACGGTTGATGACGGAGGGCTATATCTCGGAGAACTCTACTTTTCAATGGTTATTCTTCTTTTTAACGGGTTCACAGAAGTCTCAATGTTAGTTGCAAAGCTTCCGGTGATCTACAAGCATCGAGATTTACATTTCTACCCTTGTTGGGTTTATACACTTCCTTCTTGGGTTTTAAGTATCCCGACTTCACTCATTGAGTCCGGTATTTGGGTCGCAGTTACATACTATGTTGTCGGACTTGATCCAAATATTATCAG GTTTTTAAAGCAGTTTCTGGTGTTTTTCTTCCTACACCAAATGTCTATCAGTCTGTTCCGTTTGATGGGATCATTGGGGCGTAATATGATAGTTGCTAATACTTTTGGATCTTTTGCTATGTTGATTGTTATGGCTCTTGGTGGATATGTAATTTCGAGag ATAGTATACCAAGTTGGTGGATTTGGGGTTTCTGGATTTCTCCGTTGATGTATGCTCAAGATGCAGCATCTGTGAATGAGTTTCATGGGCATTCTTGGGATAAA AGAGCGAATCAGTCGATGATGACATTAGGCGAGAAGGTGCTGAAAGCACGCAGTATTTTCCCGCAGACTTATTGGTATTGGATCGGTCTCGGCGCTTTGCTTGGATATACAATATTATTCAATGCCCTTTTCACTTTCTTTTTATCTTACCTTAACC CCTTGGGAGGGAGCCAAGCTGTTGTTTCTAAAGACGAACAAAAGGACAAAGATGGAAAAAAGAACGGTGAAAGTGTTGTCATTCAGCTCAGAGAGTTTTTGGAGCATTCAGGCTCATTCACTG GAAAGAATATTAATCAAAGAGGCATGGTTCTACCATTCCAGCCACTTTCCATGGCATTCAGCAATATCAATTATTACGTTGATGTCCCTCCG GAATTGAAGGAGCAAGGTGTTGCAGTAGATAGACTGCAGTTATTGGTGAATGTTACGGGAGCATTTAGGCCTGGTGTGCTTACTGCATTAGTGGGAGTAAGCGGTGCCGGTAAGACCACGTTAATGGATGTATTGGCGGGCCGGAAAACCGGTGGAGTAATAGAGGGAAGCATTTATATTTCCGGATATCCAAAGTCACAAGAGACTTTTGCTAGAATTTCCGGTTATTGTGAGCAAAATGACATCCATTCCCCTTGTTTGACTGTTCTAGAATCACTTCTGTTCTCTGCTTGGCTTCGTTTACCTTCAGACGTTGACTGCAAAACACAAAAG ATATTTGTTGAGGAAGTGATGGAACTTGTTGAACTCACGCCACTAAAAGGTGCATTGGTTGGTCTGCCTGGTGTTGACGGCTTATCAACCGAGCAAAGAAAACGGTTGACTATAGCCGTTGAGTTAGTTGCCAACCCATCTATAGTATTTATGGATGAACCCACTTCAGGGTTAGATGCAAGATCTGCAGCTATCGTCATGAGGACCGTTAGAAACATTGTAAACACGGGCCGGACTATTGTCTGCACAATACATCAACCCAGCATTGACATTTTCGAGGCCTTTGATGAG CTCCTGTTTATGAAGCGAGGAGGACAACTCATCTATGCGGGCCCACTTGGTCCCAGATCATGCAAACTTGTCGAGTATTTTGAG GCAATTGAAGGAGTGAAGAAGATAAAATCCGGACATAATCCCGCAACATGGATGTTAGAGGCTACTTCACCGGCAGAAGAAACCCGATTAGGTGTAGACTTTGCTGAAGTCTATAGGCAATCCAAATTATTTAT ACGCAATAGAGATTTGGTCGAAAGGCTAAAGAAACCGAGAAATGATGCAAAAGAACTGCATTTTCCAACCAAGTATTCCCGATCGTACATGGATCAGTTTGCTACATGTCTTTGGAAACAATACCTTTCTTATTGGCGAAACCCGCAGTACACTGCAGTTCGGTTTTTCTACACTTCAATCATTTCACTCATGCTTGGAACAATATGTTGGAGATTCGGTTCTAAACG GGAGCATCAGCAGGATTTATTTAATGCCATGGGATCCATGTACTTAGCGATACTGTTTATAGGAATTACCAATGCGACAGCTGTCCAACCCGTTGTTTCTGTAGAACGATTTGTTTCATACAGAGAAAGGGCTGCTGGCATGTATTCAGCTCTACCCTTCGCCTTTGCTCAG GGTGCAATTGAGTTTCCTTATGTGTTAGCACAAGCACTTATATACAGTACCATATTTTACTCCCTAGCTGCATTTGAATGGACAACATGGAAATTTATATGGTACATATATTTTATGTACGTCACGATGCTGTACTTCACTTTTTACGGGATGATGACAACTGCTGTGACGCCCAATCACAATGTAGCTGCCATTATTGCTGCTCCGTTTTACATGTTGTGGAATCTTTTCAGTGGTTTTATGATTCCTCATAAG AGAATTCCGATATGGTGGAGATGGTATTATTGGGCCAACCCTGTAGCATGGACTCTTTACGGACTGTTCGCATCCCAATACGGCGACTTAGATAATCTCGTAACATTATCAGATGGAGTCACCTCTATGCCTATAAAACTATTAGTCAACAAAGTGTTTGGTTACAGACATGATTTTCTTGGCGTTGCGGTTTTCATGGTGTTTGGCTTCTGCTTCCTGTTTGCAGTCATCTTTGCTTTCGCTATAAAATCGTTTATCTTCCAAAAGAGGTAA